A single region of the Gemella sp. zg-570 genome encodes:
- a CDS encoding DUF2335 domain-containing protein, whose product MTSKKDIAKNNDINKIQKQIEALSKKDKLLLLQKIEITEEYSGMLPPPAMLKEFDNIIPNGADRLMKLLEVEVKERHENNKIYLKYTSVGLYLAFALAIGAFIGGFYLAVKGNNIGAAILIGSVLSGVIISFIKGK is encoded by the coding sequence ATGACTTCAAAGAAAGATATTGCTAAAAATAATGATATAAATAAAATTCAAAAACAAATAGAGGCATTATCAAAAAAAGATAAATTATTACTTTTACAAAAAATAGAGATAACTGAAGAATATAGTGGGATGTTACCACCACCAGCAATGCTAAAGGAGTTTGACAATATAATTCCTAATGGTGCTGATAGATTGATGAAATTGTTAGAGGTAGAAGTTAAAGAACGCCATGAAAATAATAAAATTTATTTAAAGTATACTAGTGTGGGCTTGTATTTGGCTTTTGCTTTAGCTATAGGTGCATTTATAGGTGGTTTTTATTTGGCAGTTAAAGGAAATAATATAGGGGCTGCTATTTTAATTGGTTCTGTTTTATCTGGAGTGATAATTTCTTTTATAAAGGGTAAATAA
- a CDS encoding SH3 domain-containing protein gives MVTQTEAISWVKSKIGGRTDFDGWYGSQCVDLIMAYVYDNWGGKVHGNAINYVNNALPAGFRRFKKGEVTIQPGDIVVWNITLPWGHIGICTAVNGGLLTCVEQNVDGNADALTKGGPARVVNRYDGLVAAIIRPPYDVDGANDREWTRVPESWHFTVTAGSLNVRNEPRLDCEVVAVYKRGQVINYDSYCIANGYVWVSYVSSSGKRRFVATGTFRDNKNQMEFGHFR, from the coding sequence ATGGTAACACAGACAGAAGCGATTAGTTGGGTAAAAAGTAAGATAGGGGGGCGTACTGATTTTGACGGTTGGTATGGTTCTCAGTGTGTGGATTTGATTATGGCTTATGTTTATGATAATTGGGGCGGTAAAGTTCACGGTAATGCTATTAATTATGTTAATAATGCTTTGCCAGCTGGTTTTAGGCGTTTTAAAAAGGGTGAGGTTACTATTCAACCAGGTGATATTGTGGTATGGAATATTACTTTACCTTGGGGGCATATTGGCATTTGTACGGCTGTAAATGGAGGTTTGCTTACTTGTGTTGAGCAAAATGTAGACGGCAACGCAGACGCTTTGACAAAGGGAGGCCCTGCAAGGGTTGTTAATAGGTATGATGGCTTGGTTGCCGCTATTATTAGGCCACCTTATGATGTTGATGGTGCAAATGATAGGGAGTGGACAAGGGTTCCTGAGAGTTGGCATTTTACGGTTACGGCTGGGTCTTTAAATGTTAGAAATGAGCCTAGGCTTGATTGTGAAGTGGTGGCTGTTTATAAAAGGGGTCAAGTTATTAATTATGATAGTTATTGCATAGCTAATGGTTATGTGTGGGTTTCTTATGTTTCTTCTAGTGGTAAGCGTAGGTTTGTTGCGACTGGTACTTTTAGGGATAATAAAAACCAAATGGAATTTGGCCATTTTAGATAG
- a CDS encoding DnaD domain protein: protein MNNSLQEKDYYLVYNDYYNFDYSKELNVLYLPLIGANAIKIYEFLATKLLNDKNMTVNSIHYELIDMLGINIKQFVLIRKKLEALGLLQTYYFEKDNKKFYIYKILRPLNFYEFLNNTLLSELLQNAIGYEAYTLIKDRFSLNKVSFENFLDITAKFSEVYSDEEVEYNINKNSKISYGPNLDQYYFDFSKLNYLLSNKYLDVILEDNSIKKDILNLAHLYKVSPENMADAIEHSIEDITSGTSINIEVLKDYLNQLFVTVKKQKPPVLDNMINKHLLADTYNLERELDEKEKFAKLLDNINYIEFLNRKWGLIISEIDSKNIIFKLQDKYNLTSGVLNVLLDYALSESNSKGLPSFNYFDKIASSWSSTKMVSALDAINFVNSQRDNYNKNKFNRTKSKNYNNPGNFSKSHIVQTPDYIKEQLNSLSNDTKLETNNDSISHDEFEKFLKEKGIN from the coding sequence ATGAATAATTCCTTGCAAGAAAAAGATTATTATTTAGTATATAATGATTATTACAATTTTGATTATTCTAAAGAACTAAATGTTTTATACTTACCTTTAATTGGTGCAAACGCTATAAAAATTTATGAATTTCTTGCTACTAAACTTTTAAATGATAAGAATATGACTGTTAATTCCATTCACTATGAACTTATTGATATGTTGGGGATAAATATTAAACAATTTGTTCTTATTAGAAAAAAATTAGAAGCTCTTGGATTGTTACAAACATATTACTTTGAGAAAGATAATAAAAAATTCTACATATATAAAATTCTTAGACCACTTAATTTTTACGAATTTTTAAATAATACTTTGTTGTCAGAATTATTGCAAAATGCTATTGGTTATGAAGCATACACATTAATTAAAGATAGATTTAGTCTTAATAAAGTTTCATTCGAAAATTTTTTAGATATTACAGCTAAATTTTCAGAAGTTTATTCTGATGAAGAAGTAGAATATAATATAAATAAAAATTCTAAAATAAGCTATGGTCCCAATTTAGACCAATATTATTTTGATTTTTCAAAATTAAATTATCTACTTAGTAATAAGTATTTAGATGTGATATTAGAAGATAATTCAATTAAGAAGGATATTTTAAATTTAGCACATTTGTATAAGGTAAGTCCTGAAAATATGGCTGATGCTATTGAGCATTCTATTGAGGATATAACTTCTGGAACATCCATTAATATAGAAGTTTTGAAAGATTACTTAAATCAGTTATTTGTTACGGTAAAAAAACAAAAACCGCCTGTACTTGATAATATGATTAATAAACACTTGCTTGCTGATACATATAATCTTGAAAGAGAACTTGATGAAAAAGAAAAATTTGCCAAGTTACTAGATAATATTAATTATATAGAATTTTTAAATAGAAAATGGGGCTTAATTATATCTGAAATTGATAGCAAAAATATTATTTTTAAATTACAAGATAAATATAATCTTACATCGGGAGTCCTTAATGTTCTTTTAGATTATGCCCTAAGTGAAAGTAATTCTAAAGGATTACCTAGTTTTAACTATTTTGATAAAATTGCAAGTTCTTGGTCGTCAACTAAAATGGTTAGTGCTTTAGATGCAATTAATTTTGTAAATTCTCAAAGAGATAATTACAATAAAAATAAATTTAACAGAACAAAAAGTAAAAATTATAATAATCCAGGTAATTTTTCAAAATCTCATATTGTGCAAACTCCTGATTATATAAAAGAGCAATTAAATAGTTTGAGCAATGATACAAAATTAGAAACTAATAATGATAGTATTTCTCATGATGAATTTGAGAAATTTTTGAAGGAAAAAGGAATTAATTAA
- a CDS encoding type II toxin-antitoxin system HicB family antitoxin: MFVVYPAIFYKDKESESFNVVFPDFDYGATFGQDLKEAFKMAQDYICSWLYDDFIKGNKLVKASSIHNIKLENDGFSILEESFVTLVSADLLEYAKRTENKTVRRNVSIPSYLNELVKEKNINVSQILKEALLKEL, translated from the coding sequence ATGTTTGTAGTTTATCCAGCTATTTTTTATAAGGATAAGGAAAGTGAAAGCTTTAATGTGGTTTTCCCTGATTTTGATTATGGAGCAACTTTTGGGCAGGATTTGAAAGAGGCTTTTAAAATGGCACAAGATTATATTTGTTCTTGGTTGTATGATGATTTTATTAAGGGAAATAAGCTTGTTAAGGCTTCTAGTATACATAATATTAAATTAGAAAATGACGGCTTTAGTATTTTAGAAGAAAGTTTTGTAACTTTGGTAAGTGCTGATTTGTTAGAATATGCTAAGAGAACAGAAAATAAAACGGTAAGGCGTAATGTTTCTATACCTAGTTATTTAAACGAATTGGTTAAGGAAAAAAATATTAATGTTAGTCAGATTTTAAAAGAGGCTTTGTTAAAAGAATTATAG
- a CDS encoding phage holin family protein: MDFLTPYINAEIVAFCLLFGNVLKNNLGFVNNRFIPFILGLVGVLLNIGFKNDVNFLIVLSGFVSGLLSTSLHQGYKNLMSNDDKIPNK, from the coding sequence ATGGATTTTTTAACGCCTTATATTAATGCTGAAATAGTGGCCTTTTGTCTGCTGTTTGGCAATGTTTTAAAAAATAATTTGGGCTTTGTAAATAATAGGTTTATTCCTTTTATTTTGGGGCTTGTTGGGGTTTTGCTTAATATTGGTTTTAAAAATGATGTTAATTTTTTAATCGTTTTAAGTGGTTTTGTGAGTGGTCTTCTTTCGACTTCGCTTCACCAGGGCTATAAGAATTTGATGTCAAACGATGATAAAATACCGAATAAGTAA
- a CDS encoding gp58-like family protein has product MKLLVNGIEHNLEFKNGRYYASFNSGQDLSRLLVSSDCIGVSSFKNIQLEQGLVATRFEAPEVRNNKREGFIAKTLDTLGNLDERLKQASLRAEERFRTFESRIDSFRSEVGSVKRSVATNFNNICLDTRTTKTGSRLAFALSEPIEEASLYTVIFDSLNPPRNRSVSVRDDALANRLTLKDYNNVLVVRFAPVAIGRREFFIDVTGSSVSLLNVRVYKGDIRDVPFVKKTEFESSVTNIIQNNEQISLTASKVDEIKSEFMPGNNIFVRKASMSNSRLKFVLSRAKRANVKYTFVADVSGISEAMQPLALSVVNLVGGEPIKVKNGQFAVSFAFSDSLAEIVFSGLPANIAFENVRIFEGDYAWFFNRHNFTTKEETKAEVSVSLKEGIRALFTTKNGKVNGVVIDGVSTKIQGDLDIQGILSAYTGIMGGFRIGDNPNGSGQWLTGKYDFDVGIASGSGQYTALWANWGSNWNTAGRYAWRVTSDGQMYCGNTASFYNGIDVTERESYFNKLVYLSGGAEITQGGYTFNFTSGGDITVSGSGRRWKVQWEEI; this is encoded by the coding sequence ATGAAGCTTTTAGTTAATGGTATTGAGCATAATTTGGAGTTTAAAAACGGCAGATATTACGCTTCTTTTAATTCTGGTCAAGATTTAAGCCGTCTTTTGGTTTCTTCTGATTGTATAGGTGTTAGTAGTTTTAAGAATATTCAGCTTGAGCAGGGCTTGGTGGCTACGAGGTTTGAAGCTCCAGAAGTTAGGAATAATAAGCGTGAGGGGTTTATTGCCAAAACTTTGGATACTTTGGGCAATTTAGACGAGAGGCTAAAGCAGGCTAGCTTGAGGGCTGAGGAACGTTTTAGGACTTTTGAAAGTAGGATTGATAGCTTTAGGTCTGAAGTTGGTTCTGTTAAGCGTTCGGTTGCTACTAATTTTAATAATATTTGTTTAGATACTAGGACTACTAAAACGGGGTCTAGGCTGGCTTTTGCTCTTAGTGAGCCTATAGAGGAGGCTAGCCTGTATACTGTTATTTTTGATAGTTTAAATCCACCTAGAAATAGGTCTGTTTCTGTGCGTGATGATGCTTTAGCAAATAGGCTTACTTTGAAAGATTATAATAATGTTTTGGTGGTGCGTTTTGCTCCTGTTGCTATTGGTAGGAGGGAGTTTTTTATTGATGTTACGGGTTCTAGTGTTAGCCTTTTAAATGTTAGGGTTTATAAAGGGGATATAAGGGACGTTCCCTTTGTTAAGAAAACCGAGTTTGAAAGTTCTGTTACGAATATTATTCAGAATAATGAGCAGATTTCGCTAACGGCTAGTAAGGTTGATGAGATTAAAAGCGAGTTTATGCCAGGCAATAATATTTTTGTAAGAAAGGCTAGCATGTCTAATTCTAGGCTTAAGTTTGTTTTAAGTAGGGCTAAAAGGGCTAATGTCAAGTATACTTTTGTGGCTGATGTTAGCGGGATTAGTGAAGCTATGCAACCTTTAGCTTTGTCTGTTGTTAATTTGGTAGGTGGTGAGCCTATCAAGGTTAAGAATGGTCAGTTTGCTGTATCTTTTGCTTTTTCCGATAGTTTGGCTGAGATTGTTTTTTCTGGTTTGCCAGCTAATATTGCTTTTGAGAATGTAAGGATTTTTGAGGGTGATTACGCCTGGTTTTTCAATAGGCATAATTTCACGACTAAGGAGGAGACTAAGGCAGAGGTTAGCGTATCCTTAAAAGAGGGTATAAGGGCTTTGTTTACTACTAAAAACGGCAAGGTAAACGGGGTTGTGATTGATGGGGTTTCTACTAAGATACAGGGGGATCTTGATATTCAGGGTATTTTGTCGGCTTATACTGGTATTATGGGGGGCTTTAGAATTGGTGATAATCCTAACGGTAGCGGCCAATGGCTGACTGGTAAATATGATTTTGACGTTGGTATTGCTTCTGGTTCTGGGCAGTATACAGCCCTTTGGGCTAATTGGGGCAGTAATTGGAATACTGCGGGCAGGTATGCTTGGCGTGTTACTTCTGACGGTCAGATGTATTGCGGCAATACTGCAAGCTTTTATAATGGTATTGATGTTACGGAACGGGAGTCTTATTTTAATAAACTTGTTTATTTGTCGGGTGGTGCTGAGATTACGCAAGGAGGCTATACTTTTAATTTTACTAGTGGGGGCGATATTACGGTTAGTGGCTCTGGCAGAAGGTGGAAAGTTCAGTGGGAAGAGATTTAA
- the dnaI gene encoding primosomal protein DnaI, which yields MKKISSITKSFSEKINVEEFLTNNILKDKDILKFIKKNNINDEIFENNKQIFFDFYLSKNKAKEIEYLPKLKYNDGTVYLEFSETPKQKKLNEERKWSNRIKTEYISKGILYSNFANVSKNINKIELSKKLIDICDEHLAGRQTRGIYVYGKTGIGKSYLMGCVYNYLKDKGKEPAIIYFPEFVRKIKTMISSGDYTYVIDSIREQDILIIDDIGAENITEFVRDEILVPIINYRSSENLLTFFTSNLGIVDLSDFLSVTKNTIDETKAMRILDRIRYLASPIYLDCDNERTK from the coding sequence ATGAAAAAAATTTCTAGTATAACTAAGAGCTTTAGTGAAAAAATAAATGTAGAAGAATTTTTAACAAATAATATTTTAAAAGATAAGGATATTTTAAAATTTATAAAAAAAAATAATATTAATGATGAAATATTTGAAAATAATAAGCAGATATTTTTTGATTTTTATCTTAGCAAGAATAAGGCTAAAGAAATAGAATATTTACCAAAATTAAAGTATAATGATGGAACTGTTTATTTAGAATTTTCTGAAACACCTAAGCAAAAAAAATTAAATGAAGAAAGAAAATGGTCTAATAGAATTAAAACGGAATACATATCTAAAGGTATTTTATACTCTAATTTTGCTAATGTTTCTAAGAATATTAATAAAATAGAATTATCAAAAAAATTAATTGATATTTGTGATGAACATCTCGCTGGTAGACAAACACGAGGCATCTATGTTTATGGGAAAACAGGAATAGGTAAGTCATATTTAATGGGCTGTGTTTATAACTATTTAAAAGATAAGGGGAAAGAACCAGCAATAATTTATTTTCCGGAATTTGTTCGCAAAATAAAAACAATGATTTCTAGTGGTGATTATACTTATGTAATTGATAGTATAAGAGAACAAGATATACTTATTATTGACGATATAGGTGCAGAAAATATTACTGAGTTTGTTCGTGATGAAATATTAGTTCCTATTATAAATTATCGTTCTTCAGAAAATTTATTAACATTTTTCACGTCAAATTTAGGTATTGTTGATTTGAGCGATTTTCTTTCTGTTACTAAAAATACTATTGATGAAACTAAGGCTATGAGAATTTTGGACAGAATAAGATATTTAGCAAGTCCAATATATTTAGATTGTGATAATGAAAGAACAAAATAA
- a CDS encoding aspartate kinase: MVKVSKFGGSSVASSEQFKKVKEIVVSDKSRKFVVVSAAGKAHKEDNKITDLLYLCYAHIKYNINCENIYSIIRKRFIEIRNNLNINFDIEKELDKLEKELVKYIDEDYLVSRGEYLTALLMAEYLDYKFVDAKDLIFFNYNGSVNYEKTQNKFDEIIKNNSKLLIPGFYGSLPSGEIKIMSRGGGDVTGAIIANVSNAEVYENWTDVSGVLMADPRIVDNPKEIDLINYTELRELSYMGASVLHEEAIFPVKDKDIPIQILNTNNPTNKGTIIKNSKDETNNVITGIAGKKDFSIITIKKNHMSNEIGLISKTLIIFEEYNVSIEHIPSGIDSFSVIVATEDIKPFIHELIAKLKKITNADEITVMNEISLIATVGSQMKNKIGTSGRLFSALGKAGINVIVISQTSDEINIIVGVHNSDYEHTIRTIYSEFNK, encoded by the coding sequence ATGGTTAAAGTTTCTAAATTTGGTGGTAGCTCAGTTGCAAGTTCGGAGCAATTTAAAAAAGTAAAAGAAATTGTAGTAAGTGATAAGTCAAGAAAATTTGTTGTAGTTAGTGCGGCTGGCAAGGCTCATAAGGAAGATAATAAGATAACAGATTTACTGTATTTGTGTTATGCTCACATAAAATATAATATAAATTGTGAAAATATTTATTCTATAATAAGAAAAAGATTTATAGAAATTAGAAATAATTTGAATATTAATTTTGATATTGAAAAAGAATTAGATAAGCTTGAAAAAGAGTTAGTAAAATATATAGATGAAGACTATTTAGTTAGTAGAGGTGAGTATCTTACAGCTTTATTAATGGCTGAATATCTGGACTATAAATTTGTAGATGCTAAAGATTTAATTTTCTTCAATTATAATGGAAGTGTAAATTATGAAAAAACTCAAAATAAATTTGATGAAATAATAAAAAATAATTCTAAGTTACTTATACCTGGTTTTTATGGTTCTCTTCCTAGTGGAGAAATAAAAATAATGTCAAGGGGTGGCGGAGATGTTACTGGGGCAATTATTGCTAATGTGTCTAATGCTGAAGTCTATGAAAATTGGACTGATGTTTCTGGTGTCCTAATGGCAGACCCAAGAATAGTTGATAACCCAAAGGAAATTGATTTAATAAATTATACAGAATTGCGTGAGTTGTCATATATGGGAGCTAGTGTTCTTCATGAAGAAGCTATTTTTCCTGTAAAGGATAAGGATATTCCTATTCAAATATTAAATACCAACAATCCAACTAATAAAGGAACTATTATAAAAAACAGTAAAGATGAAACCAATAATGTAATTACAGGTATAGCTGGTAAAAAAGATTTTTCTATAATTACAATAAAGAAAAATCATATGTCAAATGAAATTGGTCTAATAAGTAAAACTTTGATAATTTTTGAAGAATATAATGTAAGTATTGAGCATATACCTAGTGGAATAGACTCTTTTTCAGTTATTGTAGCAACTGAAGATATTAAGCCTTTTATTCATGAACTAATTGCTAAACTTAAAAAAATTACAAATGCAGATGAAATAACAGTAATGAATGAAATATCGCTAATAGCGACAGTCGGTTCACAAATGAAAAACAAAATCGGTACTTCAGGCAGACTATTTTCAGCTCTTGGTAAAGCAGGAATAAATGTAATAGTTATATCTCAAACAAGTGATGAAATAAATATTATAGTAGGAGTTCATAATTCAGATTATGAGCATACTATTAGAACAATATATAGTGAGTTTAATAAATAA
- a CDS encoding GNAT family N-acetyltransferase, whose product MEFREIEYSDIELILKYKNHILKYSDHIHGAAGLKDSDNIENWIKEVKLATKKETLLNKDFVPANTFVLIIENKIVGIINLRHELNDYLFNFGGHIGYSVRHDERRKGYAKLMMKKCLEFSFDNLKLDKILVTCDSENIASEKTILASGGILENIVNEGDKLTKRHWIYKNK is encoded by the coding sequence ATGGAATTTAGAGAAATAGAATATTCTGATATTGAATTAATTTTGAAATACAAAAACCATATTTTAAAGTATTCAGACCATATACATGGTGCTGCTGGTCTTAAAGATAGTGATAATATTGAAAACTGGATTAAAGAAGTTAAACTAGCTACTAAGAAAGAAACTTTATTAAATAAAGATTTTGTGCCTGCGAATACATTTGTATTAATAATAGAAAATAAAATTGTGGGCATTATAAATTTAAGACACGAGCTTAATGATTATTTATTTAATTTCGGTGGTCATATTGGATATAGTGTTCGTCATGACGAAAGAAGAAAGGGTTATGCTAAATTAATGATGAAGAAATGCTTGGAATTTTCTTTTGATAATTTAAAATTAGACAAAATATTGGTAACTTGTGATAGTGAAAATATAGCTTCTGAAAAAACTATTCTTGCATCTGGTGGAATATTAGAAAATATTGTTAATGAAGGTGATAAATTGACAAAAAGACATTGGATTTATAAAAATAAATAA
- a CDS encoding DUF1366 domain-containing protein — MKFNLVYSLPRFSSDGLVNATIVAIKCDDFNSLQLTVEGDHRGKNDDELVGLALDRFYELVFPNRANNERFDSLQSELEQIKDKYLGEIRQEMATFNDMLKATALILNEQIEDEEEEEDEGLAGEAVVADDGLEGAFSSDKLAGDAVVGSPGADVPGSDDKLASDGGVADNDKLAGDSPEVEAQVGKEDTAETEEVAVDKAEGVKVDAGLDDDKVGFEADSVRSDEDKAGADAQLGKDDDLSLDSASSAVSGVDSLGSGLAGSNGANIGSDGAVDNPEVDKGAVDSPEVDTPASEPLDHVVDIEDEAAETEKVDDKAETEKVDTERTEAGLADDKAETEKVDSLGSDAEVSSAGDAVDHEVTFDDEEVEGQ; from the coding sequence ATGAAGTTTAATTTGGTTTATTCTTTGCCGCGTTTTTCTAGCGATGGCTTGGTTAATGCTACGATTGTCGCCATTAAGTGCGATGATTTTAATAGCTTACAGCTTACGGTTGAGGGGGATCACAGGGGCAAAAATGACGATGAGCTGGTAGGTCTTGCCCTTGATAGGTTTTATGAGCTGGTTTTCCCTAATAGGGCTAATAATGAAAGGTTTGATAGCTTGCAAAGTGAGCTTGAACAGATTAAGGATAAGTACCTTGGAGAGATAAGGCAAGAGATGGCGACGTTTAACGATATGTTAAAGGCTACTGCTTTAATCTTGAATGAACAGATTGAAGACGAGGAGGAGGAAGAAGACGAGGGGCTAGCAGGTGAGGCTGTGGTAGCTGATGATGGGCTAGAGGGTGCTTTTTCTTCTGATAAGCTAGCAGGCGATGCTGTAGTTGGTAGTCCAGGGGCTGATGTTCCAGGGTCTGATGATAAGCTAGCAAGCGACGGGGGAGTGGCTGATAATGATAAGCTAGCAGGTGATAGTCCAGAAGTTGAGGCTCAAGTTGGAAAAGAGGACACAGCAGAGACTGAGGAAGTAGCCGTTGATAAAGCAGAGGGTGTAAAGGTAGATGCAGGACTTGATGACGATAAAGTAGGCTTTGAAGCTGATAGTGTAAGGTCTGATGAGGATAAAGCAGGGGCTGACGCCCAGCTTGGAAAAGATGACGATTTAAGCCTTGATAGTGCGTCTTCTGCTGTTTCTGGGGTTGATAGTTTAGGCTCTGGTTTGGCAGGCTCTAATGGGGCTAATATTGGCTCTGATGGGGCAGTTGATAATCCAGAAGTTGATAAGGGGGCAGTTGATAGTCCAGAAGTCGATACTCCAGCAAGTGAGCCTTTAGATCATGTTGTAGATATTGAGGATGAAGCGGCAGAAACTGAAAAGGTTGATGATAAAGCAGAGACTGAAAAAGTGGATACTGAAAGAACGGAGGCAGGACTTGCTGATGATAAAGCAGAGACTGAAAAAGTGGATAGTCTAGGATCTGATGCTGAAGTGTCTTCTGCAGGTGATGCTGTGGATCATGAGGTAACTTTTGATGATGAGGAAGTAGAGGGGCAGTAG
- a CDS encoding XRE family transcriptional regulator yields the protein MKKEIEKLLNSNITAYTIAKSLNLNPTTIQRYKNGINKIDNMTLATAEKLYNYYKQTKKGSK from the coding sequence ATGAAAAAAGAAATAGAAAAACTACTAAACAGCAATATTACAGCCTACACAATAGCTAAAAGTCTAAACCTAAACCCAACAACAATACAACGCTACAAAAACGGTATTAACAAAATAGACAACATGACACTAGCCACAGCAGAAAAACTATACAACTACTACAAACAAACAAAAAAAGGGAGCAAATAA
- a CDS encoding helix-turn-helix transcriptional regulator has product MEKLTLKMLRVKFNLSQDEVAGRLNISAATWSKWERAINFPSVPDIKKIEKLFNITYADIDFKI; this is encoded by the coding sequence TTGGAAAAATTAACGTTAAAGATGCTAAGGGTTAAGTTTAATTTGTCGCAAGATGAAGTGGCTGGGCGTTTGAATATATCCGCTGCGACTTGGAGCAAGTGGGAAAGAGCTATTAATTTCCCTAGTGTACCAGATATTAAAAAAATAGAAAAACTTTTTAATATCACTTATGCTGATATTGATTTTAAAATATAA
- a CDS encoding IS30 family transposase, producing MQEHYNTKGKHITEKERYLIEKWKKEGKSNREIARLLGKNHQTINNEIKRGLIDLSFHGGTKEYSAQKAQNDYNHLRLAVGRTDTWTVEKENVIREKIMDKYSPEMISQLPDMPSFTTIYTWIYKGWIAGISRKHLIYPRKTKPIKSNEKRPPRKTNALSIEQRPQEINERKEIGHFEIDLVILNKKRGQQLLTLTDRKTRYEIIRLIPDKTAQSVNTALTSIQQDYLIRSLTADNGSEFLRLDEAITCPIYYAHPFSSYERGSNENANRLIRRWFPKGTTTVTPNEVTAVEQWINRYPRKLFNYVCPYDLPEVPNLLL from the coding sequence ATGCAAGAACATTATAACACAAAAGGCAAACACATTACAGAAAAAGAGCGTTATTTAATTGAAAAATGGAAAAAAGAAGGAAAAAGTAACCGAGAAATCGCTAGATTATTAGGCAAAAATCACCAAACTATTAATAACGAAATTAAACGCGGACTGATTGATTTATCTTTTCATGGTGGCACTAAAGAATACTCTGCTCAAAAAGCACAGAATGATTATAATCATTTACGTTTAGCCGTAGGTAGAACGGATACGTGGACTGTAGAAAAAGAAAATGTAATCAGAGAAAAAATTATGGATAAATATTCCCCTGAAATGATTAGTCAATTACCAGATATGCCGTCTTTTACGACAATTTACACATGGATATATAAAGGATGGATAGCAGGTATTTCACGTAAACATCTGATTTACCCTAGAAAAACTAAACCAATAAAATCAAATGAAAAACGACCACCAAGAAAAACGAATGCCCTCTCTATTGAACAGCGACCACAAGAGATTAACGAACGAAAAGAAATTGGGCATTTTGAAATTGATTTAGTCATTTTAAACAAGAAACGTGGACAACAGTTATTGACATTAACAGACAGAAAAACACGCTATGAAATCATTCGTCTTATTCCTGATAAAACGGCCCAAAGTGTGAATACCGCTTTGACGTCTATTCAACAAGACTATTTAATTCGCTCTTTAACAGCTGATAATGGTTCTGAATTTTTAAGACTAGACGAAGCCATCACTTGTCCTATTTATTACGCACATCCGTTTTCTTCTTATGAACGAGGTAGTAACGAAAATGCAAATCGATTGATTAGACGATGGTTCCCAAAAGGCACAACAACCGTTACTCCTAACGAAGTAACGGCTGTTGAACAATGGATAAATCGTTATCCACGTAAATTATTTAATTATGTATGTCCTTATGACTTGCCTGAGGTGCCTAACTTACTATTGTAA